The Nitrososphaerota archaeon genome window below encodes:
- a CDS encoding tRNA (cytidine(56)-2'-O)-methyltransferase, translating to MRLGQRFVRDERTLTHLCLVSRALGAESIFLEDAEKDVLATLEDVNRTWGGDFQAVLMAPWRKVIKDAKQEGRSVVHLTMYGTPIQDVLEEIRGLEKILIVVGGPKVPGKVYHEADYNVSVTSQPHSEVAALAIALHEIQGGEELKRTFPKSRLRILPSARGKRVVED from the coding sequence TTGAGACTTGGACAGCGGTTTGTGAGAGACGAGCGGACCCTGACGCACCTCTGCCTCGTCTCCAGGGCGCTCGGCGCGGAATCCATCTTTCTTGAAGACGCGGAGAAGGACGTCCTGGCGACGCTTGAGGATGTGAACCGCACCTGGGGCGGGGACTTCCAGGCGGTGCTCATGGCACCCTGGAGGAAGGTCATCAAAGACGCGAAGCAGGAAGGCAGGAGCGTAGTCCACCTCACCATGTACGGGACTCCCATCCAGGACGTCCTGGAGGAAATCAGGGGGTTGGAGAAAATTCTGATCGTGGTCGGGGGACCCAAGGTCCCGGGGAAGGTATACCATGAGGCTGACTACAACGTGTCGGTGACCTCGCAGCCCCACTCGGAAGTGGCGGCCCTCGCGATTGCGCTTCATGAGATTCAGGGTGGAGAAGAGCTTAAGAGGACGTTTCCAAAAAGTAGACTTCGGATTTTGCCCTCAGCGAGGGGCAAGAGAGTTGTAGAAGATTGA
- a CDS encoding tRNA(Ile)(2)-agmatinylcytidine synthase — MRCLVGIDDTDSSRGYCTTYLAYRITTDLVPLVKVLPYPRLVRLNPNVPFKTRGNAAICLPLETSDPERAFRLLASKVAELSDVEGGANTGMVFLEDLSLKELFRPVYLDALSGIVNPNRVRRVLSDHRVKSFELGNGMGLVGAASALAFDESYDHTYELIAYRRKEFWGTKRLIDSASVKEMEIRTWPHTLNNYDHQKRKVLIAPHGPDPVLLGIRGDSPAAVLEAFRLVSFEERQLGHMIYLSNQHTDAHVEKPLDWKVYSSGWAEGKVSSPKVGPGGHVYFELDLAGKKHNCAVYEPTGDLRRVAKLLRDGDAVRVYGGVRRPTSKHLKVINVEKIQVLSVSKGPPRTLARGVYISSPRANRHLTKPFARYGYQTQEQESTEVSGWLGRPSIETPALA, encoded by the coding sequence ATGCGCTGCCTCGTCGGGATTGACGACACAGATTCTTCGCGCGGCTATTGCACGACCTACCTCGCCTATCGCATTACGACGGACCTTGTCCCCCTGGTGAAGGTCCTTCCTTACCCGCGTCTCGTCAGGCTCAATCCCAACGTCCCCTTCAAGACCAGGGGGAACGCAGCCATCTGTCTCCCGCTCGAGACCTCAGATCCGGAACGAGCCTTCCGGCTCCTCGCTTCCAAGGTCGCCGAACTCTCAGATGTCGAAGGCGGGGCCAACACAGGAATGGTATTCCTGGAAGACCTGAGCCTGAAAGAACTCTTCAGGCCCGTCTACCTCGACGCGCTCTCGGGGATAGTCAACCCAAACCGCGTAAGAAGAGTCCTTTCAGACCACCGCGTAAAGTCGTTCGAGCTCGGGAATGGAATGGGCCTGGTAGGGGCAGCGAGCGCCCTGGCCTTCGACGAGAGCTACGACCACACCTACGAACTCATCGCCTACAGGCGCAAAGAATTCTGGGGAACGAAACGGCTCATCGATTCAGCTTCCGTCAAGGAGATGGAAATCCGCACCTGGCCTCACACCCTGAACAATTACGACCACCAAAAGAGGAAAGTGCTCATCGCACCCCACGGTCCCGACCCCGTCCTTCTCGGAATCCGCGGCGATTCCCCGGCGGCCGTACTCGAAGCCTTCCGCCTCGTGTCCTTCGAGGAACGCCAACTGGGTCACATGATCTACCTTTCAAACCAGCACACCGACGCGCACGTCGAAAAGCCGCTCGACTGGAAGGTCTATTCCTCAGGGTGGGCCGAAGGAAAGGTTTCTTCACCAAAAGTGGGCCCGGGCGGACACGTTTACTTCGAGCTGGACCTCGCGGGAAAGAAGCACAACTGCGCCGTCTATGAGCCCACGGGCGACCTGAGAAGGGTAGCGAAACTCCTCCGGGATGGAGACGCAGTCAGAGTCTACGGGGGCGTCAGGCGCCCCACATCCAAGCATCTGAAAGTGATCAACGTGGAGAAAATCCAGGTCCTGTCTGTGTCGAAGGGTCCTCCGAGGACTCTGGCGAGGGGCGTCTACATTTCTTCGCCGAGGGCCAACAGGCACCTGACCAAACCCTTCGCGAGATACGGGTACCAAACCCAAGAACAGGAATCGACCGAGGTTTCAGGCTGGCTGGGCAGACCGTCTATCGAGACGCCAGCGCTTGCCTGA
- a CDS encoding Lrp/AsnC ligand binding domain-containing protein, whose amino-acid sequence MPMAFVLVNADLGAEEDLLKKLREIQNVKDVYVVYGVYDIVARVQADTMEKVKETITWNIRRLDKVRSTLTMIVVEA is encoded by the coding sequence ATGCCGATGGCCTTCGTTTTAGTCAACGCTGACTTGGGCGCTGAAGAGGACCTCCTGAAGAAGCTCCGCGAGATTCAGAACGTGAAGGACGTCTACGTGGTCTATGGGGTGTACGACATCGTCGCCAGAGTACAGGCAGACACCATGGAAAAGGTCAAGGAGACGATCACCTGGAACATCCGCAGACTAGACAAGGTGAGGAGCACCCTCACCATGATTGTAGTCGAAGCCTAG
- a CDS encoding vacuolar H+transporting two-sector ATPase F subunit, with the protein MKVVAVGGKAFVTGFVLSGVTGEYVSSPQAALRKVESLVKDPMVGLIMVSDEVAKPIAEQLTSMRSKRAIPLIYEVPGPGSKKEKVEYRAMLRAILGV; encoded by the coding sequence ATGAAAGTTGTCGCCGTCGGGGGCAAGGCCTTCGTCACCGGCTTCGTCCTTTCGGGCGTGACCGGCGAGTACGTTTCCTCGCCCCAGGCTGCCCTCCGGAAGGTGGAGAGCCTGGTCAAGGACCCTATGGTGGGTCTCATAATGGTGAGCGACGAGGTGGCCAAGCCAATCGCCGAGCAGCTCACCTCGATGAGGTCGAAGAGGGCCATTCCGCTAATCTACGAAGTTCCCGGCCCGGGTAGCAAGAAGGAGAAGGTCGAGTACAGGGCCATGCTCCGGGCGATCCTAGGAGTATGA
- a CDS encoding aminotransferase class I/II-fold pyridoxal phosphate-dependent enzyme, protein MARDSTRSVHEAEPFDEQSGSVVTPIYQTSTFAFSKAEDARKAVTGESGRYVYSRWDNPTTVRLEKKLAAFEGTEDAAFFSSGMAAISTSVLTFLKAGDHVVAISDLYGGTFQLMDKILPNFGVKTTLVETTNEKAMRDAIREDTKMVYVESPTNPTLKLVDIRKAAKLAHGAGALLLVDNTFASPINQKPVEQGADVSLHSATKYLNGHADVTAGAAASDREKVDKIKHMRRDLGGTLDPHAAWLVLRGMKTMALRVKAQNENAMALAEFLSAHPRVKVVHYPGLEDHPQHALANKQMKGYGGMMSFELKGTMKDAMRLTERLKVVFLAASLGGVETLVSQPSIMTHTQLTRAQRAKTGIPEALIRLSVGIEDKEDLVEDFRQALASR, encoded by the coding sequence ATGGCCAGAGATTCTACCCGGTCGGTCCATGAAGCTGAGCCCTTTGACGAGCAGTCCGGCTCCGTAGTGACTCCCATCTACCAGACCTCGACCTTTGCGTTCTCGAAGGCTGAGGACGCCAGGAAGGCAGTCACGGGCGAGAGCGGCAGGTACGTCTACAGCAGGTGGGACAACCCCACCACGGTACGACTCGAGAAGAAACTGGCGGCGTTCGAAGGAACTGAGGATGCGGCGTTCTTCTCCTCGGGGATGGCTGCCATCTCTACCTCGGTCCTCACTTTCCTCAAGGCTGGAGACCATGTCGTGGCGATCAGCGATTTGTACGGAGGGACGTTCCAGCTGATGGACAAGATACTCCCGAACTTCGGGGTGAAGACGACGCTCGTCGAGACGACCAACGAAAAGGCCATGAGGGACGCGATTCGCGAGGACACGAAGATGGTCTACGTGGAGAGCCCCACGAACCCCACCCTCAAGCTCGTTGATATCCGGAAGGCGGCGAAGCTCGCACATGGCGCCGGTGCACTCCTCCTCGTCGACAACACCTTCGCATCTCCCATCAACCAGAAGCCTGTCGAACAGGGTGCGGACGTATCCCTTCACAGCGCTACAAAGTACCTCAACGGCCATGCTGACGTGACCGCGGGAGCGGCGGCCAGCGACAGGGAGAAGGTGGACAAGATCAAGCACATGAGAAGAGACCTGGGAGGGACCCTCGACCCCCATGCGGCCTGGCTGGTCCTCCGAGGGATGAAGACCATGGCGCTCAGGGTCAAGGCCCAGAATGAGAACGCGATGGCGCTCGCAGAGTTTCTGTCCGCCCATCCAAGGGTGAAGGTGGTGCATTACCCCGGGTTGGAAGACCACCCTCAGCACGCGCTTGCCAACAAGCAGATGAAGGGTTACGGAGGGATGATGAGCTTCGAGTTGAAGGGGACGATGAAGGACGCGATGAGGTTGACCGAACGGCTCAAGGTCGTGTTCCTCGCGGCAAGCCTGGGGGGGGTGGAGACCCTGGTGTCCCAGCCATCGATAATGACGCACACCCAATTGACTAGGGCACAGAGGGCCAAGACGGGTATCCCTGAGGCTCTGATTAGACTCTCGGTCGGGATCGAGGACAAGGAAGACCTGGTAGAAGACTTCAGGCAAGCGCTGGCGTCTCGATAG
- a CDS encoding winged helix-turn-helix domain-containing protein, which yields MSEGDGRGGFDSARAELFEALGHPNRIRILQAMREGPLGFAELKRQVGIESSGHLTFHLGKLGGLVSWGQMGVTC from the coding sequence ATGTCGGAAGGGGACGGGCGAGGGGGTTTCGACTCGGCCAGGGCCGAGCTCTTCGAAGCGCTGGGGCATCCCAACAGGATCAGGATCCTGCAGGCGATGCGGGAGGGACCGCTGGGGTTCGCGGAGCTGAAGAGACAGGTGGGTATCGAAAGCTCGGGGCACCTGACGTTTCATCTCGGGAAGCTGGGTGGGCTGGTCTCTTGGGGCCAGATGGGCGTTACATGCTGA
- a CDS encoding queuine tRNA-ribosyltransferase, whose protein sequence is MEQAGEHRRVSIMLDYLFGRGVSKALPKENLRVVYSRRSGRVKLIFHDGKLLATVKPNGAMALSIYGAELLSKGPSFKHNYVVVSDDAAGFVRGGKSVFCKFVESAGKNVLPKGEVAVVDKQGKVLGVGMAVMKGEYIRGFKSGAAVKVRTGREK, encoded by the coding sequence ATGGAACAAGCGGGCGAGCACCGGAGGGTCTCGATCATGCTCGATTATCTCTTTGGCAGAGGGGTAAGCAAGGCGCTCCCCAAAGAGAATCTCAGGGTCGTCTACTCGCGGCGGTCAGGCAGGGTCAAGCTGATCTTCCACGACGGCAAGCTATTGGCCACCGTAAAGCCCAACGGCGCCATGGCGCTCTCTATCTACGGCGCGGAGCTCCTTTCCAAGGGTCCGAGCTTCAAGCACAACTACGTCGTCGTCTCCGACGATGCGGCAGGGTTCGTCAGGGGAGGCAAGTCAGTCTTCTGCAAGTTCGTCGAGTCGGCGGGGAAGAACGTCCTTCCCAAAGGAGAGGTCGCGGTCGTGGACAAGCAGGGGAAGGTTCTCGGGGTCGGGATGGCTGTCATGAAAGGAGAGTACATCCGAGGATTTAAGTCTGGGGCGGCCGTGAAGGTCAGAACAGGTCGAGAGAAATGA
- a CDS encoding HDIG domain-containing protein, whose protein sequence is MIPSDAQALELHRKYGSKDVIVEHCKTVTKVANVLAGEFQTKGVAVDAKAITAGALLHDIGRSRTQTVRHGVEGSEIIEHEGVDRKVVEIVRKHVGAGISPEEAKLLGLPELDYVPRTLEERIVCFADKMVDSSTVRQFEAEVQRFTVKKHDVVRLLALKRGLQEELGEDPEPLIFDKIKESR, encoded by the coding sequence GTGATACCCTCCGACGCCCAGGCGTTGGAGCTGCACAGGAAGTACGGGAGCAAGGATGTGATTGTGGAGCACTGCAAGACTGTTACGAAGGTTGCGAACGTCCTCGCTGGGGAGTTTCAGACAAAGGGAGTCGCCGTCGACGCGAAGGCAATCACGGCGGGGGCCCTTCTACACGACATTGGGAGGTCAAGGACCCAAACTGTCCGTCACGGAGTCGAAGGCTCGGAGATAATCGAGCACGAAGGCGTAGACCGGAAGGTAGTAGAGATCGTAAGGAAGCACGTGGGCGCTGGGATATCCCCGGAGGAAGCGAAGCTTTTGGGCCTCCCCGAGCTTGACTACGTCCCAAGAACCCTCGAAGAGAGGATTGTGTGTTTCGCCGACAAGATGGTGGACTCGAGCACGGTCAGGCAGTTCGAGGCCGAAGTCCAGCGGTTCACGGTCAAGAAGCACGACGTCGTGAGGCTCCTGGCCCTGAAGAGGGGGTTGCAGGAGGAGCTGGGGGAGGACCCGGAGCCTCTGATATTCGACAAGATTAAAGAAAGTCGGTAG
- a CDS encoding arginase family protein, whose amino-acid sequence MDATSILGIPLYTFSKHSGMGASPGALRSAGLLTAVRGAVLDEGDLAIAPLKVDLEEGHVKNFGYFKDATARICEAFSRLRTERVILIGDECSGTVGSVAGLKDVFAGKPGMLWMDAHGDFNTPESSPSGYIGGMCLAMACGRGPKLGDEVETARPLLAQERLVHVGSRALDEPEVLAFNSSPAKLFTAQQVRTTGARDVAEEAARHLANRSDWIICHLDVDVIDPSIVPAVSYPTPNGLTPDEVVAIISALDKTEKLKVIEIAAYNASLDRDRSSAHAVVDLMKRADLWNQAA is encoded by the coding sequence TTGGACGCGACATCGATCCTCGGGATCCCGCTCTATACCTTCTCAAAGCACTCCGGAATGGGAGCGTCGCCCGGGGCGCTGAGGTCGGCTGGACTACTGACCGCGGTGAGGGGGGCCGTGCTCGACGAGGGGGACCTCGCGATAGCCCCACTCAAGGTCGACCTGGAGGAAGGACATGTCAAGAACTTTGGCTACTTCAAGGACGCGACCGCGCGAATTTGCGAAGCCTTCAGTCGGCTACGGACTGAAAGGGTGATTCTGATTGGCGACGAGTGCTCGGGGACCGTCGGGAGTGTCGCCGGCCTCAAGGACGTCTTCGCAGGAAAGCCGGGAATGCTCTGGATGGACGCTCACGGGGACTTCAACACTCCGGAGTCCTCTCCCTCCGGCTACATCGGGGGAATGTGCCTTGCCATGGCATGTGGGAGGGGTCCCAAACTCGGGGATGAGGTCGAGACCGCCAGGCCCCTGCTCGCTCAGGAGAGATTGGTCCACGTCGGCTCTAGGGCGCTCGACGAGCCCGAGGTCTTGGCGTTCAACTCCTCCCCTGCGAAGCTCTTCACGGCACAGCAGGTCAGGACCACAGGCGCCAGAGACGTGGCCGAAGAGGCAGCGAGGCACCTCGCCAACAGGTCTGACTGGATCATCTGCCACCTCGACGTGGACGTGATAGACCCGAGCATCGTCCCCGCCGTCAGTTACCCGACTCCGAACGGGCTGACCCCGGACGAGGTCGTTGCGATCATCTCGGCCCTGGACAAGACTGAGAAGCTGAAAGTCATCGAGATTGCAGCATACAACGCATCCCTTGACAGAGACAGGTCTTCGGCACACGCAGTCGTCGACCTGATGAAGCGGGCTGACCTTTGGAATCAGGCGGCCTAA
- a CDS encoding transcription factor, with protein MKIEYEDTFVKVAGLIGGPDYVRVARALLNNENATDEEIASATGLKIKTVRKALYDLFGRSLITGVRVRDPKRGWFVYRWKAQRDQTDGFIQTQRKKVLNRLKQRLDYEETHEFYHCGTPTCLTRTFEDAMENFFKCPTCGKALNRQDNAELKDSLRWKIKQLEEELVK; from the coding sequence TTGAAAATAGAATACGAGGACACGTTTGTGAAGGTCGCCGGTCTCATCGGGGGGCCGGACTACGTCAGGGTAGCCAGGGCTCTCCTCAACAATGAAAACGCCACAGACGAGGAGATCGCCTCTGCCACCGGCCTCAAGATAAAGACGGTGAGGAAGGCGCTCTACGACCTCTTCGGCCGGAGCCTCATAACCGGGGTGAGGGTGAGGGACCCGAAGCGCGGGTGGTTCGTCTACAGGTGGAAGGCCCAGAGGGACCAGACTGACGGGTTCATCCAGACCCAGAGGAAGAAGGTCCTCAACAGGCTGAAGCAAAGGCTAGACTACGAAGAGACACACGAGTTCTACCACTGCGGGACCCCTACGTGCCTGACAAGGACGTTCGAAGATGCCATGGAGAACTTCTTCAAGTGCCCGACCTGTGGGAAGGCCCTCAACAGGCAGGACAACGCGGAACTGAAGGACTCCCTTCGCTGGAAGATCAAACAACTGGAAGAGGAACTCGTCAAGTGA
- a CDS encoding nascent polypeptide-associated complex protein, producing MDNRNARRMMERMGISTKEIPNVEEVVIKTPDKEMHIKNPSVSEVNAHGTRVFQVIGEVEEVEIEKEAFNEEDVLLVQQQASVTRERAVAALEESDGEVARAILKLTS from the coding sequence ATGGACAACAGGAACGCCCGCCGCATGATGGAGCGCATGGGCATCAGCACGAAAGAGATCCCCAACGTCGAGGAGGTCGTCATAAAGACCCCCGACAAGGAGATGCACATCAAGAACCCTTCAGTCTCGGAGGTGAACGCCCATGGGACCAGGGTCTTCCAGGTGATAGGCGAGGTTGAAGAGGTCGAGATCGAGAAGGAGGCCTTCAACGAGGAGGACGTCCTTCTTGTCCAGCAGCAGGCGAGCGTAACCAGGGAAAGGGCGGTCGCCGCCCTGGAGGAATCGGACGGCGAGGTCGCCAGGGCGATTCTCAAACTGACTTCCTGA
- a CDS encoding V-type ATP synthase subunit E family protein, producing MSKAASDTLEKVSQEFETEVLADLQEGKVQAQAAVESARKEAAAAVEKILETSVKHAESLKRQIIGAAELESRDAQLRSLEKTVNEAFGLAVDELKAGSGPAYEKSLAQLVKEGLDVIGPRANVSCSPRDRKAVSAAVRKLNGGQVKLAVEDKSIETIGGVVLVTPDGSVRFDNTFEARLERTRSILRKEVAGILTGS from the coding sequence TTGAGCAAGGCAGCGTCCGACACGCTCGAAAAGGTCTCCCAGGAATTCGAAACCGAGGTCCTTGCCGACCTGCAGGAGGGAAAGGTCCAAGCTCAGGCGGCTGTGGAGTCAGCGCGCAAAGAAGCGGCAGCGGCCGTCGAAAAGATCCTTGAGACGAGCGTCAAGCACGCCGAGTCCCTGAAGCGACAGATCATCGGAGCCGCAGAACTGGAGTCCAGGGACGCTCAGCTCAGGTCGTTGGAGAAGACGGTCAACGAGGCGTTCGGTCTGGCGGTGGACGAGCTCAAGGCGGGCTCGGGTCCCGCATACGAGAAGTCCCTTGCCCAACTGGTGAAGGAGGGTCTTGACGTTATCGGGCCGAGGGCGAACGTCTCTTGCAGCCCAAGGGACAGGAAGGCCGTCTCCGCGGCTGTCCGAAAGCTAAACGGCGGGCAGGTCAAGCTGGCCGTCGAGGACAAGAGCATCGAGACCATCGGTGGCGTCGTCCTCGTGACCCCCGACGGTTCGGTCAGGTTCGACAACACCTTCGAAGCTAGGCTCGAAAGGACCAGATCTATCCTCAGGAAAGAAGTCGCCGGAATCCTGACCGGCAGCTAG
- a CDS encoding DUF367 family protein, which yields MNVYALELCQDDPIKCTARKMIHMDLAKGVGRKFHASDTTLVLNPYAHRMLSPPDRDAKGILVVDCSWNQAQEIFFKRLGGKHRRVPLLLPANPVNYARPGMLSSLEAVAATLYVLGEVEQAEAYLAIYKWGPNFLTLNHDPLESYRECKSEGKVLQQEREYFPHLFPE from the coding sequence TTGAATGTCTACGCTCTTGAACTGTGCCAGGACGACCCCATCAAGTGCACGGCCAGGAAGATGATTCACATGGACCTGGCCAAGGGAGTTGGAAGGAAGTTCCACGCCTCTGACACCACCCTCGTGCTGAACCCCTACGCGCACCGGATGCTTTCCCCGCCTGACAGGGATGCGAAGGGAATCCTCGTCGTGGATTGCTCCTGGAACCAGGCGCAGGAGATATTCTTCAAGAGATTGGGAGGAAAGCACAGGCGGGTCCCTCTGCTTCTCCCGGCGAATCCGGTCAACTACGCGAGGCCGGGGATGCTGAGTTCCCTGGAGGCGGTGGCCGCGACCCTCTACGTTTTGGGGGAGGTGGAACAGGCCGAGGCGTACCTTGCTATCTACAAGTGGGGCCCGAACTTCCTGACGCTCAACCACGACCCCCTCGAGTCGTACAGGGAGTGCAAGAGCGAAGGCAAGGTCCTCCAACAGGAGAGGGAGTACTTCCCGCACCTCTTCCCGGAATAG
- a CDS encoding DUF1801 domain-containing protein produces the protein MKPAQKDTQMSAKSSTATSKKFKGFTDEERVAMKDRIQELKAAARPGPEADGESAVLAKIAEMPEPDRTMGRRVHAIIKVSAPALSSRLWYGMPAYTKDGKVVCHFQAAQKFNTRYPTVGFSDKANLDEGTMWPVAFALKGLTAAEEARIAALVKKAVS, from the coding sequence ATGAAACCTGCACAGAAGGACACGCAGATGTCAGCCAAGAGCTCCACCGCGACAAGCAAGAAGTTCAAGGGATTCACGGACGAGGAACGAGTCGCGATGAAGGACCGCATCCAAGAGCTGAAGGCGGCCGCCCGCCCCGGACCGGAGGCAGACGGGGAAAGCGCCGTGCTCGCGAAGATCGCCGAGATGCCGGAACCGGATCGCACCATGGGCAGACGGGTCCATGCTATCATCAAAGTCAGCGCGCCAGCCCTCTCGTCGAGACTCTGGTACGGGATGCCCGCCTATACCAAGGATGGCAAGGTCGTCTGCCATTTCCAAGCAGCGCAGAAGTTCAACACGAGGTACCCGACGGTCGGCTTCAGCGACAAGGCGAACCTCGACGAAGGCACCATGTGGCCGGTCGCCTTCGCGCTGAAGGGGTTGACCGCTGCCGAAGAGGCAAGGATTGCCGCGCTCGTCAAGAAAGCGGTGAGCTAG